The following coding sequences are from one Haladaptatus caseinilyticus window:
- a CDS encoding VirB4 family type IV secretion system protein, with the protein MGSRLRSLIPGFESEPGLDEIDDETFDRATAILEANGDELSKENIQAQARYLLELENSEDGEIRLGVLQDETERSLADRDIIAPHEISEESGLLESGYMVRGGQYVRTMTIHGYPERVPLGWLDDLYTTHDNIRVTQHIRPRDSHEILRKLRNRLTQLRARLYRKDEKNQSDTHELESDHEAVSDLIWDIIRGETKLFTFAIYFEIIADSKQELNEATERALEIIAKANTEAVPLEKRQVESQDALAPLGNDPIKATQLMQETAVGTMFPFIEPALADDEGVYYGFDGTHTPVLLDRYRFSSYSKVIAGEMGSGKTFAEKYEMFHRMMMDPEIELLVLDPLADFVDFAEDLGGQVIRFGGQNTINPLEIRRGIDDVVEDPFLKKYRSVMELFRLHFASGDGQALSNEQEGILRRAVLLSYYQYGITEDPATHENTSPIIGDIIDILEHITDGDDPTEFLDYHPDADKRRVAPKVQDIADRFRETDERLAYQLLLGLEAFQEGGENANLNGRTNVELDNRLVTIDMSMFSDTGQAPLFMHVMFDWIYQRAQSSNRRTQVTIDEAHYLLRRAATTDLIDLFIRHSRHFNTGLTLISQTVDEFLVESTEQSADALEKAREIYNLCNIKQIFRHESVSEEMIAAHDLTHNEQRFIASAQTGEDGTHSESLLLVNDWKKRIQLHVDEFAVHVLDEDLDPWEYLIEQNALDTSDVSYLLADGRAAEYDIPQSLLEQARESTPPTS; encoded by the coding sequence ATGGGCTCTCGCCTCCGATCACTCATTCCTGGCTTCGAAAGTGAGCCGGGACTGGATGAGATCGATGACGAGACCTTCGACCGAGCGACCGCCATCCTCGAAGCGAATGGCGACGAGTTGTCCAAGGAAAATATCCAAGCCCAAGCGAGATATCTCCTTGAACTCGAAAATTCCGAGGACGGTGAGATTCGTCTCGGTGTACTTCAAGACGAGACAGAACGCTCGCTCGCCGACCGGGATATCATCGCCCCACACGAGATCTCCGAGGAATCAGGGCTCCTAGAGTCGGGATACATGGTTCGTGGTGGCCAGTACGTCCGCACGATGACGATCCATGGGTATCCCGAGCGTGTTCCGCTCGGGTGGCTTGACGACCTCTACACGACACACGACAATATTCGAGTCACACAGCACATCCGGCCGCGTGATTCACACGAGATTTTACGAAAACTCCGCAATCGACTCACACAGCTCCGTGCTCGGCTCTATCGAAAAGACGAGAAAAATCAGAGTGATACTCACGAACTCGAATCCGATCATGAGGCCGTCTCCGATCTCATTTGGGATATCATTCGCGGCGAGACGAAGCTGTTCACCTTCGCGATCTACTTCGAGATCATCGCCGATTCGAAGCAGGAATTGAACGAGGCGACTGAGCGTGCCTTGGAGATCATCGCCAAAGCGAATACCGAGGCAGTCCCCCTTGAGAAGCGGCAGGTCGAGTCACAAGATGCCCTCGCACCGCTCGGAAATGATCCGATCAAGGCGACCCAACTCATGCAGGAGACGGCTGTTGGGACGATGTTCCCATTCATTGAGCCTGCACTGGCCGATGACGAGGGTGTCTATTACGGGTTCGACGGGACGCATACCCCCGTTCTCCTCGATCGCTACCGATTCTCCTCGTATTCGAAGGTGATTGCTGGTGAGATGGGCTCAGGGAAGACGTTCGCCGAGAAGTACGAGATGTTCCATCGCATGATGATGGATCCCGAAATCGAACTTCTTGTCCTGGATCCACTCGCGGATTTCGTGGATTTCGCCGAAGATCTTGGTGGGCAAGTGATCCGCTTTGGTGGCCAGAACACGATCAACCCACTCGAAATTCGACGTGGGATCGACGACGTCGTCGAAGATCCCTTCCTCAAGAAGTACCGATCAGTGATGGAGTTATTCCGACTGCATTTTGCTTCGGGTGACGGCCAAGCCCTCTCAAATGAACAAGAGGGGATTCTTCGACGTGCCGTCTTGCTTTCCTATTACCAGTACGGCATTACCGAAGACCCAGCCACGCACGAAAACACGAGCCCGATTATCGGAGATATCATCGATATTCTCGAACACATCACCGATGGCGATGATCCCACTGAGTTCCTCGACTATCATCCTGATGCCGACAAACGGCGAGTTGCTCCGAAAGTACAGGACATCGCCGATCGGTTCCGAGAGACGGACGAGCGGCTCGCCTATCAGCTGTTGCTCGGATTGGAAGCCTTTCAGGAAGGCGGTGAGAACGCGAATCTGAACGGGCGGACGAACGTCGAACTCGATAATCGGCTTGTGACCATCGATATGTCGATGTTCTCCGATACGGGGCAAGCGCCGCTGTTCATGCACGTGATGTTCGACTGGATCTATCAGCGGGCTCAAAGCAGTAATCGCCGGACACAGGTGACGATCGATGAGGCCCATTATCTCTTACGTCGGGCCGCCACGACGGATTTGATCGACCTGTTCATCCGGCATAGTCGGCACTTCAACACCGGCCTGACGCTGATCTCGCAAACGGTGGATGAGTTCCTCGTTGAGTCCACCGAACAGTCTGCAGACGCACTCGAGAAAGCTCGCGAGATCTACAACCTTTGTAATATCAAGCAGATTTTCCGGCACGAATCGGTGAGCGAGGAGATGATCGCTGCCCACGACCTTACCCACAACGAACAGCGATTCATCGCTTCTGCACAGACTGGCGAAGACGGAACTCACTCCGAGAGCTTGCTGCTTGTCAACGACTGGAAGAAACGCATTCAGTTGCATGTCGATGAGTTTGCCGTCCATGTGCTCGATGAGGATCTCGATCCGTGGGAGTACTTGATTGAGCAGAATGCGCTCGACACGAGCGATGTTTCCTACTTGCTTGCGGACGGACGCGCCGCAGAGTACGACATTCCTCAGTCTCTGCTCGAGCAGGCTCGCGAATCCACACCACCCACCAGCTAA